In Apis mellifera strain DH4 linkage group LG3, Amel_HAv3.1, whole genome shotgun sequence, one DNA window encodes the following:
- the LOC551347 gene encoding UPF0605 protein CG18335 has translation MSAGAELLTTVDPHLIPGYAGYCPQYRFRCGETYGSLTHKLLIDPTVNHAETIILSNRIVDDYEVQRPPKSDIDTVNARYKRTDPLYKHPLTPSYEGFIPKLKARTGQRYTVLATEGLAEFERQQLKNKAKLNELKKTIAIQSGQGEPRNLEDRLLIESEFKLPMLSVRPDCVGVMRNLFLDEQHEAPRDHAPSPYFMDNANPKKFFVSRYAGHIPYGYAHFGKSNIPATNSALCDFTSDYRKRQSTEWAPVTISRPDPPLIIQPTAIYHKHVGMLPNYLGHVPGETFRFGKTFGADTKDAKRWLRADFSPI, from the exons ATGTCTGCTGGAGCGGAATTATTAACCACAGTAGACCCACATCTTATTCCAGg ATACGCCGGCTATTGTCCTCAATATCGGTTCAGATGCGGTGAAACGTACGGAAGTTTAACCCATAAATTGCTCATTGATCCGACAGTAAATCATGCGGAGACGAtcattttatcgaatcgaatcgtcgACGATTACGAg GTACAGAGGCCACCTAAAAGCGACATAGACACGGTGAACGCTAGATACAAGAGGACCGATCCTTTGTACAAGCATCCTTTAACGCCAAGTTACGAAG GCTTTATCCCGAAATTGAAGGCCAGAACTGGGCAAAGATACACTGTGCTAGCAACGGAAGGACTTGCCGAATTTGAACGGCAGCAACTGAAAAATAAGGCGAAGCTTAACGAGCTTAAGAAAACAATAGCTATACAAAGTGGACAGGGTGAACCGAGAAATTTAGAAGATCGTTTG CTCATAGAAAGCGAATTTAAATTACCTATGCTATCGGTCCGTCCCGATTGCGTTGGCGtaatgagaaatttatttttggacgAACAACACGAGGCACCCAGGGATCACGCCCCTTCTCCTTATTTCATGGATAACGCGAATCCGAAGAAATTCTTCGTCAGTC GATATGCGGGTCACATTCCATACGGATATGCACATTTTGGAAAATCGAATATTCCTGCCACCAACAGTGCTCTTTGCGATTTTACATCCGATTATCGTAAGAGGCAAAGTACAGAATGGGCACCGGTGACAATTTCACGGCCTGATCCACCGCTTATAATCCAACCTACCGCTATATATCACAAACACGTTGGTATGCTTCCAAATTATCTTGGACACGTTCCTGGGGAAACGTTcag atttggtAAAACTTTTGGTGCTGATACTAAAGATGCAAAAAGGTGGCTTCGTGCTGATTTCTCtccaatatga
- the LOC408732 gene encoding uncharacterized protein LOC408732 codes for MFIITFLSTVLILSRGKARRIVDGVNVDGSNWDPFLLISKDLYESPNYDITHWVRQLHLQQCAFVEIGEGFCALFVELRSIPSESKVLDSSEVGEFFLGNCPCLTLHTWELCSPELTKLRKTDCTFNEATPYSNTSARVHRRLCDITSLVENASSCDCSIPIAGQGLYKTKGFPTCFLNPLPESLCSPRGVCGIAQCTASTIKGIHTSQCDPNCHQRQPFCEEIGPSTSVPAEINSLWSRWSTPKCNNSCGKGFMVEIASCQDQRKTGHRLYRARIVLVSQRSFHHQEVASNSLTKGVNFSSCPDTFVKCYCEVNIVDGIMRATRLTEPCISIEGCIASNSGTFTFEGELDPGNNIDLDDVYENDDRERFEDTLCHSDSMRVQRRHLLQVHGVEDDYLLRENNLENKNFKDERGYRSVLRRRSGGDEANYRNQDEEEDLEDEDEDGDDEKRVFFAVGRPDDDEDDDDDDEDTAIGFRDSAKGRRIEEARPDYAAIAFEGKPEVDERQRNGHVQMKAAGDDEECEDEVTEILQYYDYESTGGTVQIGLALELVALSILFWLF; via the exons ATGTTTATAATTACGTTTTTATCCACGGTACTAATTCTTTCTCGTGGGAAAGCTCGTCGTATCGTTGACGGAGTCAATGTGGATGGAAGCAATTGGGATCCATTTCTATTGATATCGAAAGATTTGTACGAATCACCGAATTACGATATAACACATTGGGTACGGCAATTGCATCTACAGCAATGCGCTTTTGTAGAAATCGGAGAAGGATTTTGTGCT ttgTTCGTCGAATTACGTAGCATACCTTCCGAATCAAAAGTTCTGGATAGCTCTGAGGTTGGTGAATTTTTTCTTGGCAACTGTCCTTGTCTGACTCTTCACACTTGGGAATTGTGCTCGCCCGAGTTGACTAAACTGAGGAAAACGGACTGCACTTTTAACGAAGCTACTCCATATTCAAACACAAGTGCCAGAGTTCACAGACGATTATGCGACATAACTTCACTCGTCGAGAATGCTTCATCTTGCGACTGTTCCATACCGATAGCAGGTCAAGGATTGTACAAGACAAAAG GATTTCCAACATGTTTTTTGAATCCTCTACCCGAAAGTCTTTGTTCCCCACGCGGGGTTTGCGGCATTGCTCAATGTACAGCGAGCACAATCAAAGGAATACACACATCTCAATGTGACCCAAATTGCCACCAGAGGCAACCG ttttgcgAGGAAATTGGCCCTTCGACCTCGGTCCCGGCAGAAATTAACTCATTATGGTCACGGTGGTCGACGCCAAAATGCAACAACAGTTGCGGTAAAGGATTCATGGTGGAAATTGCATCGTGCCAAGATCAA AGGAAAACCGGCCATAGACTGTATAGGGCCAGGATCGTTTTGGTGAGCCAACGCTCCTTTCATCATCAGGAAGTTGCCTCGAATTCGTTGACGAAAGGTGTGAACTTTTCTAGCTGCCCGGACACCTTCGTTAAATGTTATTGCGAAGTAAACATCGTTGATGGAATTATGAGAGCGACCAGACTCACAGAACCTTGCATTTCTATCGAAGGGTGTATAGCAAGCAACTCTGGAACATTCACTTTTGAAGGAGAACTTGATCCCGGTAACAACATAGACTTGGACGATGTTTACGAGAATGATGATCGTGAAAGGTTCGAAG ACACGTTGTGCCACTCGGATTCGATGCGTGTACAGCGGCGCCATCTTCTTCAAGTTCACGGCGTGGAAGACGACTACTTGCTGCGCGAAAACAATCTTGAGAACAAGAACTTTAAGGACGAGCGTGGTTATCGTTCCGTTCTGAGGAGGCGATCGGGAGGGGACGAGGCGAATTACAGGAAccaggacgaggaggaggacttggaggacgaggacgaggacgggGACGACGAGAAGAGGGTTTTCTTCGCCGTTGGGAGGCCCGATGATGACGAggacgatgacgacgacgacgaggacacG GCTATCGGGTTCAGAGACTCCGCTAAGGGTCGTCGGATCGAGGAGGCGAGGCCCGATTACGCGGCGATTGCGTTCGAGGGTAAGCCAGAGGTCGACGAACGGCAGAGGAATGGGCATGTGCAGATGAAAGCGGCCGGGGATGATGAGGAGTGTGAGGACGAAGTCACGGAAATACTGCAATATTACGATTATG AATCTACCGGTGGAACTGTACAGATTGGCCTCGCCCTGGAACTTGTTGCACTCAGCATCTTATTCTGGTTATTTTAA
- the LOC724811 gene encoding kynurenine--oxoglutarate transaminase 3-like, with amino-acid sequence MFIKVNFSTTSKISYTLSTLKNIQKSVVMSKFDLPDRLKGNEKSVWVEYIQLALKYKPLVNLGQGFPDFHAPENVTKALADSATSENPLLNQYTRGFGHPRLVNVVAKLYSKLLNRTLDPNNEILITAGAYEALYATLQGHTNPGDEWIIIEPFFDCYVPIVKSAGGIPRFIALKPKRTNGPLSSADWIFDKQELEGLFNEKTKGIVINTPHNPLGKVFTLDELQFIANLAKKWNTLVVADEVYEWLVYEPYKHIRIATLPDMYERTITIGSAGKTFSVTGWKLGWAYGPANLLYNLQIVHQNSVYTCNTPIQEAVAIGFEQELERFDQPDCYFVSLAKELTSKRDYMAKFLSDVGMSPTIPEGGYFMIANWTALKDKVNLEEETDEHRDYRFTKWMTKNVGVQGIPPSAFYSSEHKYLGEDNVRYCFIKKDENLKKAAEILMKWKSQE; translated from the exons ATgtttattaaagttaatttttctacaacttctaaaatatcatatacttTATccacattaaaaaatattcaaaaatctgTTGTAATGTCTAAATTTGATCTTCCTGATCGTTTAAAAGGCAATGAAAAATCAGTatg ggtagaatatattcaattggctttaaaatataaacctTTAGTAAATTTAGGACAAGGATTTCCTGATTTTCATGCTCCAGAAAATGTAACAAAAGCTTTAGCTGATTCAGCTACAAGTGAAAATCCTCTTTTGAATCAATATACCAGaggattt ggTCATCCACGTTTAGTAAATGTtgttgcaaaattatattctaaactATTAAACCGTACTTTAGAtccaaataatgaaattcttataACTGCTGGTGCTTATGAAGCATTATATGCTACATTACAAGGTCATACTAATCCTGGTGATGAGTGGATAATTATTGAACCTTTTTTTGACTGTTATGTACCTATAGTTAAGTCTGCTGGAGGAATTCCAAGATTTATTGCTTTAAAACCG aaacgcACAAATGGACCTCTTTCTTCTGCAGATTGGATATTTGATAAACAAGAATTGGAAGgtctttttaatgaaaaaacaaaaggaaTAGTTATTAACACTCCGCACAATCCTTTGGGAAAAGTTTTTACGTTAGATGAATTACAATTCATTGCTAATTTGGCTAAAAAATGGAATACTCTTGTTGTAGCAGATGAAGTGTATGAATGGCTTGTTTATGAAccatataaacatattagaattg cAACATTACCTGATATGTATGAGCGTACAATTACAATTGGATCTGCTGGTAAAACATTCAGTGTCACTGGATGGAAATTAGGATGGGCTTATGGTCcagcaaatttattatataatttgcaaattgTTCATCAAAATAgtgtatatacatgtaatacACCGATtcaa gaaGCTGTAGCTATTGGATTCGAACAAGAATTAGAAAGATTCGATCAACCTGATTGTTATTTTGTTAGTTTAGCTAAAGAATTAACATCAAAACGAGATTATATGGCTAAATTTCTTAGCGATGTAGGAATGTCTCCAACAATTCCCGAAGGTGGATACTTTATGATAGCTAATTGGACAGCTTTAAAAGACAAAGttaatttagaagaagaaacggaTGAGCATAGAGATTATCGTTTTACAAAATGGATGACGAAAAACGTTGGTGTTCAAGGAATTCCGCCATCTGCTTTTTACAGTTCcgaacataaatatttaggtGAAGATAATGTGCGATACTGttttataaaa aaagatgaaaatttgaagaaagcagctgaaattttaatgaaatggaaatctcaagaataa
- the LOC100578530 gene encoding E3 SUMO-protein ligase NSE2, producing the protein MTQSQQVIEELYDSYTKTAANIIAYYDGNERNNKLKELRDIVENNCIQNKKLKSTEIIKKRLLTLYNDDVDDNIENNIESIMNEYKQAITEIDKNVANDNNLKEFDKQVEALLDKVVQKENNADEELQLTGGYINIIDPISKKRIVDPVKNTICGHTYDRESITQLLKLNKKTRCPVIGCKSIEFVTLKHLRIDILTKTYLEKNPE; encoded by the exons atgacCCAGTCTCAACAAGTGATCGAAGAGTTATATGACTCTTATACAAAAACTGCTGCTAATATTATTGCATACTATG atGGCAatgaaagaaacaataaattaaaagagttAAGAGATATAGTAGAAAATAActgtattcaaaataaaaaattaaaatcaacagagatcataaaaaaaagattattaactttatacaATGATGATGTTgatgataatattgaaaataatattgaatctaTCATGaat gaatatAAACAAGCTATAactgaaattgataaaaatgtggCAAATGATAATAACCTAAAGGAATTTGATAAACAAGTAGAAGCATTATTAG ATAAAGTAGTACAGAAAGAAAATAACGCAGATGAAGAATTACAACTTACAGGaggctatataaatataattgatccaatttctaaaaaaagaattgtagaTCCTGTGAAGAATACTATATGTGGTCATACTTATGACAGAGAAAGTATTACACAATTAttgaaacttaataaaaaaacaag ATGTCCTGTTATAGGCTGCAAAAGTATAGAATTTGTAACTCTTAAACATCTTcgtatagatattttaacaaaaacatatcttgaaaaaaatccaGAGTAA